The Bacteroidota bacterium genome includes a region encoding these proteins:
- a CDS encoding HU family DNA-binding protein, producing MQKITQHIVKLLHDHNYVIVPGFGGFVTNYQPAKVHPTSFIFNSPSKSVAFNVNLTSNDGLLINTIAREDQVPIKQAEDLITEFVVKIREALHEHKPVKLAGIGRLTLDVENNIQFLPDNSQNFLMQSYGLYSFTAQPVAREQKSFEVKPLKAITVAKPRKKRTFADSLLPIAAVLLLTMLTMQIFIQTSMNGFDYAEIFGMKKVFAKNTYLLEKYEPVKFEVNPGIVYFRKTDTLTIRPTIAPITEVKNEPVIKNNLTPVVTNENKYILVAGSYYSAAQVEIILNKIQSKGYTGYNKPWGKYQIVAISIPDNISPSSFREIFITDTGIKDAWVTRNK from the coding sequence TTGCAGAAGATCACCCAACATATTGTAAAGCTGTTACACGATCACAATTATGTGATAGTGCCTGGTTTTGGTGGATTTGTAACCAATTACCAGCCTGCAAAGGTGCATCCTACCTCATTTATCTTCAATAGTCCTTCAAAATCGGTTGCTTTTAATGTAAATCTGACCTCCAATGATGGATTACTAATCAATACCATCGCCAGAGAAGACCAGGTTCCCATAAAACAGGCAGAGGATCTTATTACCGAATTCGTTGTTAAGATCAGAGAGGCACTGCACGAACATAAACCGGTAAAACTGGCGGGAATTGGGCGATTAACCCTTGATGTAGAAAATAATATTCAATTTCTACCGGACAATTCACAAAACTTTTTGATGCAGAGTTACGGACTATATTCGTTCACTGCTCAACCGGTTGCCCGCGAACAAAAATCATTTGAGGTAAAACCGCTCAAAGCGATTACGGTTGCTAAACCACGTAAAAAAAGAACTTTTGCTGATTCTCTTTTACCGATAGCGGCTGTTCTACTTCTTACCATGTTAACCATGCAAATATTTATTCAAACGAGTATGAATGGTTTTGATTATGCGGAGATATTCGGAATGAAAAAAGTATTCGCAAAAAATACTTATTTGCTCGAAAAATATGAACCCGTTAAATTTGAAGTGAATCCCGGTATTGTTTACTTCAGAAAAACAGATACTCTTACGATCAGACCGACAATTGCGCCAATTACAGAAGTTAAAAATGAACCGGTTATAAAAAACAATTTGACTCCCGTAGTTACCAATGAAAATAAATATATTTTAGTTGCAGGATCTTATTATTCCGCAGCACAGGTAGAAATTATTCTCAATAAAATTCAATCCAAAGGTTACACAGGATACAATAAACCCTGGGGTAAATATCAAATAGTTGCAATATCAATTCCCGATAATATTTCACCATCCAGCTTTCGCGAAATTTTTATTACCGATACCGGCATTAAAGATGCGTGGGTGACTAGGAATAAGTAG
- a CDS encoding threonylcarbamoyl-AMP synthase, which yields MLKAGSDIKHAATLLRSGKVVAIPTETVYGLAANAFNAEAVINIFEIKNRPKFNPLIVHVQSWEMVEKITTTIDPLLKKIAEKFWPGPLTILFPKSDQIHPIITAGSAYVAVRMPNHPLTIQLLTELDFPLAAPSANLFGKISPTTAAHVLEQLGDQIEYVLDGGECSVGVESTIIKMNMYEKVEILRPGGVSAEEIAEITGYLPKTISGSETPEAPGMLNSHYAPKMPLVLGNIEELLKRFADKKIAVLSYYAKFEHPAIVKIYQLSPKKELHEAAHNLFSLMHEAENSGADLIISELLPDEGIGRAINDRLKRASF from the coding sequence ATCTTGAAAGCGGGTAGTGATATAAAACATGCAGCCACATTGCTCCGAAGCGGAAAAGTAGTTGCCATACCTACCGAAACTGTTTACGGTTTGGCAGCTAACGCATTTAATGCTGAAGCGGTGATCAATATTTTCGAAATTAAGAACAGACCAAAATTTAATCCTTTGATCGTTCACGTGCAATCTTGGGAAATGGTGGAAAAAATAACTACCACAATTGATCCCTTATTAAAAAAGATAGCCGAAAAATTCTGGCCTGGACCTTTAACAATTTTATTTCCGAAATCAGATCAAATTCATCCAATTATTACCGCGGGAAGTGCTTATGTTGCCGTGAGAATGCCCAATCATCCGCTCACGATTCAATTATTAACCGAGCTTGATTTCCCACTCGCCGCACCAAGTGCAAACTTATTTGGAAAAATAAGTCCTACCACTGCCGCTCATGTTTTGGAACAATTAGGCGATCAGATCGAATATGTGTTGGATGGTGGCGAATGCAGTGTAGGTGTTGAATCCACTATTATTAAAATGAATATGTACGAAAAGGTGGAGATATTGCGTCCAGGCGGAGTTTCAGCAGAGGAAATAGCAGAAATTACGGGTTATTTGCCAAAAACCATATCGGGCAGTGAAACACCTGAAGCACCCGGCATGTTAAATAGCCATTATGCTCCTAAAATGCCTTTGGTACTTGGAAATATTGAGGAATTGCTGAAGCGTTTTGCTGACAAGAAAATTGCTGTTTTATCCTATTACGCAAAATTCGAACACCCTGCCATAGTTAAAATTTATCAGCTTTCTCCTAAAAAAGAACTGCATGAGGCTGCACACAATCTCTTTTCGCTGATGCATGAAGCCGAAAATTCGGGAGCCGATCTCATTATTTCAGAATTACTACCGGATGAAGGAATTGGAAGAGCAATAAATGATAGATTAAAAAGAGCTTCTTTTTAG
- a CDS encoding fused MFS/spermidine synthase, with protein sequence MDTPSKKRSFKQIISFVKQIHIESRKGQFGDNLEVLLWNGKYMLNSPNATYSYEDRYTSYRSALYLIKPELLNVRSVLVLGLGLGSIPQMLQKIHKIDCDIHCVEYDKTIIELAEKYYPASCDISKIKIHHSDALEWMKKNTNKFDLITVDLFIDKHVPEKFYSEDFMISLKNALSKQGVLLFSRLKENYKSERSLHQNLQKVFVGGKDIDTGGNLIYCFKTTAS encoded by the coding sequence GTGGATACTCCCTCCAAAAAGCGTTCATTTAAGCAAATAATAAGTTTTGTAAAACAAATTCACATCGAGTCGCGCAAAGGGCAATTTGGTGATAACCTTGAGGTGTTGCTTTGGAATGGAAAGTACATGCTTAATTCTCCGAATGCAACCTATTCTTATGAAGATCGTTACACATCCTACCGCTCAGCACTTTACCTTATCAAACCTGAACTATTAAATGTAAGATCGGTTTTAGTATTGGGTTTAGGTTTAGGAAGTATTCCTCAAATGTTACAAAAAATTCATAAAATTGACTGCGATATTCATTGTGTTGAATATGATAAGACCATAATTGAACTCGCAGAAAAATATTATCCGGCAAGCTGCGATATTTCAAAAATAAAAATTCATCACAGCGATGCATTGGAATGGATGAAAAAAAATACAAATAAATTTGATTTGATAACAGTTGATCTTTTTATTGACAAACACGTTCCTGAAAAATTTTATTCGGAAGATTTTATGATATCACTTAAAAATGCTTTGTCAAAACAAGGAGTATTATTATTCAGTCGATTAAAAGAAAATTATAAATCAGAAAGATCATTGCATCAAAATTTACAAAAAGTTTTTGTGGGAGGAAAGGATATTGATACCGGAGGAAATTTAATTTACTGTTTTAAAACTACAGCATCTTGA
- a CDS encoding M48 family metallopeptidase: MKKLVPSLLLITFFVSCSKVPITGRNQLHLLPESQMIAMSLTAYSDFLKTSDVVEKGNDYSSVNRVSDKLIPAVEAVLKQEGYADLIEGYVWEVNLVESKEANAWCMPGGKIVVYTGILDFTKTDAGLAVVMGHEIAHAVARHGNERMSQGLLATTGYMALDIALANKPAETRTLLLGAVGVGTTVGVLLPFSRLQESEADRLGLIFMAASGYDPHTAIDFWTRMSANGSSVPEFLSTHPSDETRINNIRDEYMVEAMKFYKTK; this comes from the coding sequence ATGAAAAAATTAGTTCCATCGTTGCTCCTTATTACCTTTTTTGTTTCTTGTTCGAAGGTGCCGATCACGGGTAGAAATCAATTGCATTTATTGCCTGAAAGTCAGATGATAGCTATGAGTCTTACTGCTTATAGCGATTTTTTGAAAACGAGTGATGTGGTAGAAAAGGGCAATGATTATTCTTCGGTAAATCGGGTGAGCGATAAGCTGATACCCGCTGTGGAAGCCGTTTTGAAGCAGGAAGGTTATGCTGATCTTATCGAAGGTTATGTTTGGGAAGTTAATCTTGTGGAAAGCAAGGAAGCGAATGCCTGGTGTATGCCCGGTGGAAAAATTGTTGTTTATACCGGAATTTTGGATTTCACTAAAACTGATGCAGGTTTGGCAGTTGTGATGGGACATGAAATAGCTCATGCCGTAGCGCGACATGGCAATGAACGCATGAGTCAGGGATTGTTGGCAACTACAGGATATATGGCATTGGATATAGCTCTCGCGAACAAACCAGCTGAAACCAGAACATTATTATTAGGAGCAGTTGGTGTGGGAACAACCGTTGGAGTTTTACTTCCATTTTCGAGATTACAAGAATCGGAAGCCGATCGTTTGGGATTGATATTTATGGCTGCTTCAGGTTATGATCCACATACTGCAATAGACTTTTGGACAAGAATGTCGGCAAATGGTTCTTCTGTTCCTGAATTTTTAAGTACTCACCCTAGCGATGAAACAAGAATAAACAATATAAGGGATGAATATATGGTTGAGGCAATGAAATTCTATAAAACCAAATAA
- a CDS encoding TonB-dependent receptor, whose translation MKKYFVIVWMLIFSIPLFSQNKYTLSGYVKDSETGEDLIGAYVYLKNDVATGTVTNIYGFFSLTLPEGSYDIVTSYIGYETQNKTILLNTDVRLNINLTLGKELEEVVIKGEREDANVQSTDMGRVELNIEQIKTIPVLFGEVDILKAIQLLPGVGGAGEGNTGFYVRGGGPDQNLILLDEAVVYNTGHLFGFFSVFNSDAIKNVTLIKGGMPAQYGGRLSSVVDVQMKEGNNQEYQAEGGIGLIASRLTVQGPIVKDKSSFIVSGRRTYIDALLAPFLKGGEFEGNGYYFYDLNTKVNYKFDDNNRLFASGYFGQDVFNYKAPDNTLNVTVPWGNATGTLRWNHLFNDKLFMNMSAIYNSFDFSVESAFQDFNFNLYSGIQDWNGKIDLDYYPGSNHNIKFGGNYIYHTFIPYSASGNFDDVDFSTDTLSRKYAHEAGVYVQDEFDITDLIKINIGLRGSYFQQIGPYNDIVYDESNQQIIDTVYYSKGKSIADYFGLEPRLNARIIVDNNSSIKAGVTFNNQYIHLVSSSTSTLPTDLWIPSSKKVKPQIGIQYSLGYFRNFYSNKYETSVEVYYKDLKNQIEFADGYVPELGIDIEENFVFGRGRSYGAEFFIKKAKGQFNGWIGYTLSKTERQFDDLQTGASWFPTKYDRIHDLEIVAIYKLNDRWDFASTFVYATGQATTIVESFYVIGGQLQTDYGPRNGYRLPAYHRLDLSATLHNKPEKKYESSWNFSIYNVYSRKNPYFIYTTWEGDFAYGSVDVQAKQVSIFPIIPSITWNFKFSKQKN comes from the coding sequence ATGAAAAAGTACTTTGTAATTGTTTGGATGTTGATCTTTTCCATCCCCTTATTCTCCCAGAACAAATATACCCTAAGCGGTTATGTTAAGGATTCCGAAACGGGTGAAGACCTTATAGGAGCTTATGTTTATCTCAAAAATGATGTGGCAACAGGGACTGTTACAAATATCTATGGTTTTTTTTCATTGACCTTGCCGGAGGGTAGTTATGACATAGTAACCTCTTATATTGGATATGAAACCCAAAATAAGACGATCTTATTAAATACCGATGTCCGACTCAATATTAACCTGACTCTTGGTAAAGAATTGGAGGAAGTTGTAATAAAAGGTGAAAGAGAAGATGCGAATGTGCAAAGCACCGATATGGGAAGGGTAGAATTAAATATTGAACAGATAAAAACAATTCCGGTATTATTTGGTGAAGTTGATATTTTAAAAGCGATACAATTATTGCCCGGTGTTGGTGGGGCAGGGGAAGGAAATACCGGTTTTTATGTGAGAGGTGGTGGTCCTGACCAGAATTTAATTTTATTGGATGAAGCTGTAGTGTATAACACTGGTCATTTATTCGGATTTTTTAGCGTTTTTAATTCAGATGCAATTAAAAATGTAACATTAATAAAAGGTGGTATGCCTGCTCAATATGGAGGTAGATTGAGTTCAGTTGTTGATGTGCAAATGAAGGAAGGTAATAATCAGGAATATCAGGCGGAAGGAGGAATAGGATTAATAGCATCGCGTTTAACAGTGCAAGGGCCAATTGTAAAGGATAAATCTTCTTTTATTGTTTCCGGAAGACGAACTTATATTGATGCCTTACTTGCACCTTTTTTAAAGGGAGGAGAATTTGAAGGAAACGGATATTATTTCTACGATCTCAATACAAAAGTGAATTACAAATTTGATGATAATAACAGATTATTTGCAAGTGGTTATTTCGGACAGGATGTATTTAATTATAAGGCACCTGATAACACTTTAAATGTAACAGTACCCTGGGGCAATGCCACCGGAACCCTTCGCTGGAATCATTTATTCAACGATAAACTATTTATGAATATGAGTGCAATTTATAACAGTTTTGATTTCTCGGTTGAAAGTGCATTTCAGGATTTTAATTTTAATTTATATTCGGGAATACAGGATTGGAATGGCAAAATTGATCTCGATTATTATCCCGGTTCTAATCACAATATAAAATTTGGAGGAAATTATATTTATCACACCTTTATTCCTTATTCTGCCTCCGGAAATTTTGATGATGTTGATTTTTCCACAGATACTTTAAGTCGCAAATACGCGCACGAAGCCGGAGTTTATGTACAGGATGAATTTGATATTACCGATCTTATAAAAATAAATATTGGTTTGAGAGGAAGTTATTTCCAACAAATAGGTCCTTATAATGATATTGTTTATGATGAAAGTAATCAGCAAATAATTGATACAGTTTATTATAGCAAGGGAAAATCAATTGCAGATTATTTTGGACTGGAACCTCGATTAAATGCACGTATAATTGTAGATAATAATTCCTCCATTAAAGCAGGTGTAACATTTAACAATCAATATATTCATCTTGTAAGTAGCTCTACAAGTACTCTGCCAACTGACCTATGGATACCAAGTTCAAAAAAAGTAAAACCGCAGATCGGAATACAATATTCGCTCGGGTATTTCCGAAATTTTTATAGTAATAAATATGAAACCAGCGTGGAAGTGTATTATAAAGATCTGAAAAATCAGATTGAATTTGCAGATGGATATGTTCCGGAGTTGGGAATTGATATTGAAGAAAATTTTGTTTTTGGAAGAGGAAGAAGTTATGGAGCTGAATTTTTTATAAAAAAAGCCAAAGGACAATTTAATGGATGGATAGGTTATACTTTGTCGAAAACGGAGCGTCAATTCGACGATCTGCAAACCGGTGCAAGTTGGTTCCCCACAAAATATGATCGTATTCACGACCTGGAGATCGTAGCAATTTATAAATTAAATGACAGGTGGGATTTTGCTTCCACCTTTGTATATGCAACAGGTCAGGCAACTACCATTGTTGAAAGTTTTTATGTTATAGGAGGGCAGTTGCAAACAGATTATGGTCCGCGAAATGGTTATAGATTACCGGCTTATCACCGTTTGGATCTTTCTGCAACCTTGCACAACAAACCCGAAAAAAAATATGAATCAAGCTGGAATTTTTCAATATACAATGTATACTCCAGAAAAAATCCATATTTTATTTATACTACGTGGGAAGGAGATTTTGCTTATGGGTCTGTGGATGTGCAGGCAAAACAAGTTTCCATTTTTCCTATCATTCCTAGTATTACCTGGAATTTTAAATTTTCAAAACAAAAGAATTAA
- a CDS encoding DUF4249 domain-containing protein, giving the protein MKLNKIIELIKVIPVLMSGLFLFNSCTQDITIDIPDPESKIVVEGSIEQGLPPIISLTSTVPFYGEVNFNELDNYYVHGAIVTVSDGINTVELTEFCLADLPDEIIPLVAAFLGVDLDTAGTIPINICLYTVPDIFTGFPAFTGEAGKTYDLNIQFNGKTITSSTTIFPPVPPDSVYYREHDDPENDSLFRLYLTLTDPVEPGDFYRYFTKRNSEAFYSGYSSVFDDNLINGQTFDFTLDRGFNPTEEFEELPYGYFLRGDTVILKWCTIDYPTYNFWRTLEFDSGTDGPFSSATIVQTNITGGLGIWCGYGVSYDTLYMPE; this is encoded by the coding sequence ATGAAACTTAATAAAATAATTGAATTAATAAAAGTAATACCTGTATTGATGTCAGGATTATTTTTATTTAATTCGTGTACACAAGACATCACAATAGATATTCCTGATCCTGAATCTAAAATAGTTGTGGAAGGTAGTATTGAACAAGGTTTACCTCCTATAATTTCATTAACATCTACTGTTCCTTTTTATGGTGAAGTAAATTTTAATGAGTTGGATAATTATTACGTTCACGGTGCAATTGTAACGGTAAGCGATGGGATTAATACGGTTGAATTAACGGAATTTTGTCTTGCAGATCTTCCCGATGAAATAATTCCTTTGGTAGCTGCTTTTTTAGGAGTTGATCTGGATACTGCAGGAACGATACCAATAAATATTTGTTTATATACCGTACCTGATATTTTTACCGGATTCCCTGCTTTCACTGGTGAAGCCGGTAAAACTTACGACCTGAATATTCAGTTTAATGGTAAAACCATAACTTCCTCTACAACCATATTTCCTCCCGTTCCTCCCGATTCAGTTTATTACCGCGAGCACGATGATCCGGAAAACGATTCTTTATTCAGATTGTACCTTACACTAACAGATCCTGTAGAACCCGGCGATTTTTATCGATATTTTACCAAGAGAAACAGCGAAGCATTTTATTCGGGATATTCGAGTGTATTTGATGATAATTTAATTAACGGGCAAACTTTTGATTTTACTCTTGATCGAGGATTTAATCCAACCGAAGAGTTTGAAGAACTGCCTTATGGATATTTTTTAAGAGGTGATACTGTAATTTTAAAGTGGTGCACCATTGATTATCCTACTTATAATTTTTGGAGGACTTTGGAATTTGACAGTGGAACTGATGGACCATTTTCCTCTGCTACTATAGTGCAAACAAATATTACCGGTGGACTTGGTATATGGTGTGGTTATGGTGTAAGTTATGATACTTTATATATGCCTGAATAA
- a CDS encoding outer membrane beta-barrel protein → MKKNIVILSICLFALGQVNAQIEQGTILVGGMLGFSSSSATFTSTAGGTSVTTDLPKYSSFNLGPWIGYMITEDLAAGIGINYSQSKSVAKDVITTGDESTSTNSMFTIAPGVRYYYVHGDMVHLYAQLGVPIGFGSMTDEYNDGNTTTTTETKVSSFGVGISPGATINLTDRCGLDFSYGFLGFSSYTEKADLKDFNDDPYTEEYKSSGFGLDWAGTFNFGILFNF, encoded by the coding sequence ATGAAAAAAAACATTGTCATTTTATCAATTTGCCTGTTCGCATTAGGTCAGGTAAATGCACAAATTGAACAGGGAACTATATTAGTTGGAGGAATGCTGGGGTTTAGTTCATCATCTGCAACCTTTACTTCTACAGCCGGTGGAACCAGCGTAACAACTGATCTTCCTAAATACAGTTCCTTCAACCTTGGTCCCTGGATCGGATATATGATCACTGAAGATCTTGCTGCCGGAATAGGAATCAACTATTCACAATCTAAATCTGTAGCTAAAGATGTTATCACTACAGGCGATGAGAGCACATCTACTAACAGCATGTTCACTATCGCACCGGGTGTACGTTATTACTATGTTCATGGTGATATGGTTCATCTTTATGCACAATTGGGTGTTCCAATTGGTTTTGGTTCCATGACCGACGAATACAACGATGGAAATACAACCACAACCACCGAAACAAAGGTTTCCTCCTTTGGAGTTGGAATTAGTCCGGGTGCTACAATTAATTTAACCGACAGATGCGGTCTTGATTTCTCTTACGGATTTTTAGGGTTTTCATCCTATACCGAAAAAGCTGATCTTAAAGACTTTAATGATGATCCATACACCGAAGAATATAAATCCAGTGGATTCGGTCTTGATTGGGCAGGTACTTTTAATTTTGGAATCTTATTTAATTTCTGA
- a CDS encoding DUF983 domain-containing protein, translating to MGKGKLITSMGIFGKVKKGTQFYSIVYLKCPKCQEGNLFTHKNPYNFKYTLSMPDKCTNCGISYKFEPGFYSAALWTSYPIVIIITGFLCVLFMVWLAISINISLVLIGIILLVLQPLIMRWGRAILVNNFIGYDAAYKMKKKL from the coding sequence TTGGGTAAAGGAAAATTAATCACAAGCATGGGTATTTTCGGAAAAGTAAAAAAAGGAACACAATTTTACAGTATTGTATATTTGAAATGCCCTAAGTGCCAGGAGGGTAATTTATTTACGCATAAAAATCCCTATAATTTTAAATACACTTTAAGTATGCCCGATAAATGTACCAACTGTGGCATTAGTTATAAGTTTGAACCCGGATTTTATTCTGCAGCTCTTTGGACGAGTTATCCAATTGTAATCATAATAACTGGATTTTTATGTGTTTTGTTTATGGTGTGGTTAGCAATATCCATCAATATTTCATTGGTTTTAATAGGAATTATTTTATTGGTTTTACAACCACTTATTATGAGGTGGGGAAGAGCAATTTTAGTTAATAATTTTATTGGGTATGATGCAGCATACAAAATGAAAAAGAAATTGTAA
- a CDS encoding methyltransferase domain-containing protein, translating to MSIKLLLSPNTLTDESFDMIYGDEVKRLSAVHWTPVSVASKAAAWLVYKEGDKILDIGSGAGKFCFVGAITTKGHFTGVEKIKKLCDISKKIQKKENVPNITFLHDDIKNISLKGYSGIYFYNAFHELILENDTIENPALIAEQMYYDYSNYLYEQLENLPVNTRLVTYYGHINQVPNNYRLVDSDFENELKFWVKEN from the coding sequence ATGTCGATCAAATTATTATTGTCGCCCAATACTTTAACTGATGAATCATTCGATATGATTTATGGGGACGAGGTTAAACGTTTATCAGCCGTGCATTGGACGCCGGTATCAGTTGCATCAAAAGCAGCCGCGTGGCTTGTATATAAGGAAGGTGATAAAATATTGGACATTGGCTCCGGAGCAGGCAAATTTTGTTTTGTTGGAGCCATAACTACAAAAGGACACTTTACAGGGGTGGAAAAAATAAAAAAACTGTGTGATATCAGTAAAAAGATTCAAAAAAAGGAAAACGTACCAAACATCACGTTTTTGCACGATGATATAAAAAATATCTCCTTAAAAGGATATTCCGGTATCTATTTTTATAATGCCTTTCACGAACTGATTTTAGAAAATGATACGATTGAAAACCCAGCTTTGATCGCGGAACAAATGTATTACGACTACTCCAATTATTTGTATGAGCAGTTGGAAAATTTACCGGTTAATACAAGATTGGTAACTTATTATGGGCATATTAATCAGGTACCGAATAACTATAGATTAGTGGATTCTGATTTTGAGAATGAATTAAAATTTTGGGTAAAGGAAAATTAA
- the hemA gene encoding glutamyl-tRNA reductase, with the protein MNQYKVLTVTHKQVPVEQLRHYVINSDKESKDLAEKLHFIKKEMGLDELMYLNTCNRVTYFFTTTAPITGNFTTNFFRSVNPQFEACNAMHSSFYEGSQALEHLCEVSASLDSMVVGEREIIRQLRVAYEDSKDMQLTGDDIRLAMKFLIPAAKKIYSETKIAEKPVSIVSLAALKLRQFKLPVNTRFLLIGAGETISHMCDYLLDLGFKNFTVFNRTLINAEKLASSIHGRAFPLSELINYNEGFDVIITSTSSHKKEISENIYKALIGDDTTKKIIIDLAIPLDTEESVISNFPVEYIQIDDLRSIAQKNLASRKAEVIKAKHLVHQFVKDFQTAYVDRMVEKAHSIIPLKLNEIRKKAVEEVYVKEIAALDNNSKEVIDKLLDYMEKKYLALTMASSKEARHHKH; encoded by the coding sequence GTGAATCAATACAAAGTATTAACAGTTACCCATAAACAAGTTCCGGTTGAACAATTGAGGCATTATGTGATCAATTCGGATAAAGAAAGTAAGGATCTTGCCGAAAAACTCCATTTTATCAAAAAGGAGATGGGTTTGGATGAACTCATGTATTTGAATACCTGTAACAGGGTTACCTACTTTTTTACTACTACTGCTCCGATAACCGGAAATTTCACCACAAATTTTTTTAGGTCAGTAAATCCTCAGTTTGAAGCTTGTAATGCTATGCATTCTTCGTTCTATGAAGGTTCGCAGGCTTTAGAACATTTGTGCGAGGTAAGTGCTTCGCTCGATTCGATGGTTGTAGGTGAACGTGAGATCATTCGCCAGTTGAGGGTTGCTTATGAGGATTCGAAGGATATGCAATTAACCGGAGATGATATCCGACTTGCAATGAAATTTTTGATCCCGGCTGCAAAAAAAATATATTCCGAGACCAAAATTGCAGAAAAACCTGTTTCTATTGTTTCGCTGGCAGCCTTAAAATTGCGACAATTTAAGTTACCAGTTAACACGCGGTTTTTACTAATCGGTGCAGGAGAAACTATATCGCATATGTGTGATTATCTCCTGGATTTAGGATTTAAAAATTTTACTGTTTTTAATCGCACATTAATTAATGCAGAAAAACTTGCATCTTCAATTCATGGAAGAGCTTTTCCTTTATCCGAATTAATTAATTATAACGAGGGATTTGATGTTATAATTACCTCAACATCCTCCCACAAGAAAGAAATATCGGAAAATATTTATAAGGCACTTATTGGGGATGATACTACGAAAAAAATAATAATTGATCTCGCCATTCCACTGGATACGGAGGAAAGTGTAATTTCCAATTTTCCTGTTGAATATATTCAAATTGATGATCTGCGTTCCATCGCTCAAAAAAATCTCGCGTCAAGAAAAGCAGAGGTGATAAAAGCAAAACATCTTGTGCATCAGTTTGTAAAGGATTTTCAGACTGCCTATGTTGATAGGATGGTGGAGAAGGCGCATAGCATTATTCCATTAAAATTAAATGAGATCAGAAAAAAAGCAGTGGAAGAAGTTTACGTAAAAGAAATTGCTGCATTAGACAATAATTCAAAAGAAGTTATTGATAAGTTACTAGATTATATGGAAAAAAAATATCTTGCACTCACCATGGCATCTTCAAAAGAGGCAAGACACCATAAACACTGA